The Zestosphaera sp. genome includes a window with the following:
- a CDS encoding ATP-binding protein → MIPLLFDPIPKDRIDDFYDFRDELRLFVDHVVRSRLTVVSGLRRTGKTSLVKVGLSLVNAPYIYLDTRFTIYPGFEDIARVIGKSLEDSLRRHTNLREALASYLKMVKGVTIGLKDYSVSVVFRGNGKLDLQDLFLRLNEFGEDIGSPVILVFDEAQDLRKATWARFDRFLAYVYDNLKYVNLTLTGSQFGILKDFLGLEDPEAPLYGRPYLEVKTRRLSESEGAEFLRLGFEEARAHYNEELIREAVSRLDGIIGWLTFFGYSYITGTAGDLEEVFNKAVSLAGTELTNLLSELKSSRYRNVLKTLSTGGMSWSELKKTLERVEGRTIEDKAFNEVLRRLSAFGLIEKVGENYVIIDPIYRAASANI, encoded by the coding sequence GTGATACCCCTGTTATTCGATCCGATACCTAAGGATAGGATTGACGACTTCTATGATTTCCGTGATGAGTTGAGGTTATTTGTTGATCACGTGGTGAGGTCTAGGTTGACCGTGGTTTCAGGTCTTCGGAGGACTGGAAAGACCTCCTTGGTTAAGGTTGGGTTGAGCTTGGTTAACGCGCCGTATATCTACCTGGACACGCGATTCACTATATATCCGGGATTTGAGGATATAGCCAGGGTTATCGGGAAGTCGCTTGAGGATTCTTTGAGGAGGCACACTAATTTGAGGGAGGCTCTAGCAAGTTACTTGAAGATGGTTAAGGGGGTTACTATAGGTCTTAAGGATTACTCGGTTTCAGTGGTTTTCAGAGGTAACGGGAAACTTGACCTTCAAGACCTCTTCCTAAGGCTCAATGAGTTCGGTGAGGACATCGGCTCCCCAGTGATCCTGGTCTTTGACGAGGCACAGGACTTGAGGAAAGCTACTTGGGCTAGATTCGACAGATTCCTCGCTTACGTTTACGATAACTTAAAGTACGTCAACTTAACGTTGACTGGATCGCAGTTCGGGATTCTGAAGGACTTCCTAGGGCTGGAGGACCCCGAGGCACCACTCTATGGGAGGCCGTACCTCGAGGTCAAGACAAGGAGACTCAGTGAGTCGGAGGGCGCGGAGTTCCTCAGGCTAGGATTTGAGGAGGCTAGAGCACATTATAACGAGGAATTAATAAGGGAGGCAGTGAGTAGGTTAGACGGTATTATAGGGTGGCTGACCTTCTTCGGCTACTCATACATCACGGGAACTGCTGGAGACCTAGAAGAGGTATTCAACAAGGCAGTAAGTCTAGCGGGAACCGAGCTAACGAACCTGCTGAGCGAGTTGAAGAGCAGTAGGTACAGGAACGTCCTCAAGACGTTGAGCACCGGCGGGATGTCCTGGAGCGAACTAAAGAAAACCCTGGAGAGGGTTGAGGGAAGAACTATCGAGGATAAAGCGTTCAACGAGGTTTTAAGGAGACTAAGCGCGTTCGGGTTAATTGAGAAGGTAGGTGAGAACTACGTGATAATAGATCCAATATACCGAGCGGCATCAGCGAACATCTAG